The window CTCGGCAATCTCCACCACAATCTTGCGAATACCATCCCCCGTCAACCGATGCCCGTAGCGCGGACGCAACGAAGTAAATAATGGTTGCTTGCTATCCAACTCCTTACGTACTAACAACCAATCTTGGAGAGCATTGCAAGTCTTATGATGTAGGTCGATATTCTCCTTTTGGGTTCCCCTTCCCTTTCCCAAAATACTCAAAGTACCCGCCTCCAAATCCAAATCCTCAATATTGCATTGGGAAATTTCCTCTCTTCTTAAGGCATTAGCCCACAAAAGTCGCAACAGCGCATAATCGCGCTTTCCCTTCAACGTCTCCCTATCCGGTATTGCCAACATCTTCTTAAACGCCTCCGGTCCGATACCCGTTGTATCGCGGTACGGCTTCACCTTCTCACACTTGATATTTGCCAGCGTCCAATCGCACTTACCCACCTGATAGGCATAATTAACCAACGCCTTAATAGCCGCCAAGCGTCTATTGACCGTCGCCTCCTTCAAACCCTTATCAACCAACTGTGACTTATAACGCAACACCAAAGTCACAGCCGAAAACCTATCCATCTGCAAAAACTGCGCCACCAACACCGGAGTCGGCTCCTGAGCGCACACCATCATAAAAAAATTCTTTAAATCCTTGGCATACTCGTGGCGGGTGCTTTTATTGCGCTTGCCCAGCAATAACTCCTGCAACAAATCGCGTTCGAGAGCGATCGCAAAAGGATTAACCCGCGATATAGAACCATCATCATCGCTTGGCGACATATAAGTATCGAAAACTTTTCTTTTCGATAATTAGCCTACCATGTCTTACGTACAATACGGCGAAACTCTCAATTCATCTGGGATACGGGGTACTCCCCATCAATCGAGCAATCCTTCAATTCCTGATATGCTGATATCAATGCTATCTACTTGATAGCGCGATTCATTGCTAGCAATTGCGATATCACTATGACTCACACTCAAGATGAAAGCAAGCCCAGTCAGATGCTGCGTGTACCCACTCCCTTAATTGATGCAGTGAAGGAATTATCTCGGTTGCATCGACAAGGACTTACCCATGAGGTACTTTCTGGGTTGGATAATTTGATCAAAACCTTGGAATTTGGCAATGGTAGTCCCCATGATGGAGCGTATCAAACCATATCGGAAATTTGCTCTCGCTTGGATAATTTAGAATCCCAACTGTCGGGTTCTTCAAATAGCGACGAAATACCATCAACTAAACGTATATATGATTTGGGTGCGGCTCTTTTAGAAGTACGTTATACTTTGGAAGAATAAAGATGAGAAGGCTGTCAGAGTAGTATTTTGAGCAAATAATCAGGTATTGGTGACGGGCTTTCCAAGCAAGCATCTATTGGGAGATAATTGAGACATATGAAAGCATCTACCTCAAAAGAAGACATGTTTTTCTCGGAAGCACGAGAGCTATTTGAAGAAATGGTGAACTGGTTAAGTGAGGATAGTGTTTGCGGTTTAGAGCATGGAGAATTAGAGAACAAACTCCTGGATAACGGAAACGAACTATTAAGAAGACTGTTACAAGGCTATTTAAACAGACGTAGTAATGATGAAATAGAGGGGGAGTGTTTGGGGAGTGACTTAGCTAAAAGAACCCACAAAAAAAGATTTTCCCGGACACTGACAACAATATTTGGCACAGTGACAGTCAAGCGAATTGGCTACGGAGGAAGAAAAACCACTTCTCTGAATCCATTGGATGCGGAATTAAACCTACCAGAATCTAAGTATTCCCACGGAATTAGGCAACGAATAGCAGTGGAGGCGGCACGTTCGGGTTTTGGCGAGACAACAGAAATAATCAAGAAAGCGATGCCAGTTGAGATAGGTAAGCGTCAAGTAGAAGACTTGGCTCGCCATAGTGCTTGCGATTTTGATGATTTCTATAGCGAACAACAAGCACAGTCAAGGGAACTGGAGGAAACCGGAGAAATTGTGGTAATCAGTGCAGACGGAAAGGGTGTTGTTATGCGTACAGAAGATTTACGTGCTGAGACTCAAAAAAGGGCGCTTGCTTCAAACAAAAAGTTAAATAAACGATTGACCAAGGGAGAAAAACGTAACTCAAAGCGAATGGCTACGGTGGCTTCAGTTTATACTATTAACCCATTTGTCCGTACTGCTCAACAAATCGTAAACCCAGAAGAAGAAGATAAAAAAAATCTCAAACGACCTCGACCACAAGGTAAGCGTGTTTGGGCAAGCCTAGTTAAAGAGCCTGAACAAGTCCTAAAAGAGGCATTTGATGAAGCATTACACCGCGACCCCAATCACCAAAAGCACTTTTGTGCCCTAGTAGATGGTAATAAGACACAATTGTCACTGTTGAATAAATTCGCTCGTCAACACAATCTCAAGTTAACCATCGTCCTAGACATTATTCATGTGATTGAGTATTTGTGGAAAGCTGCGTTTGCCTTCTATGAGAATACCAGTAAAGAGGCAGAAGCTTGGGTAAGCAAACGTTTGCTGCTTATCCTAGAAGGCAAGTCGAGCCAGGTTGCTGCTGGTATGCGTCGCAGCGCCACTCTACGCAAACTTACTCCATCAGAACGAAAATCAGTCGATGCCTGTGCCAGATATTTGCTTAATAACAGTGCTTACCTTAAATAC is drawn from Calothrix sp. PCC 6303 and contains these coding sequences:
- a CDS encoding tyrosine-type recombinase/integrase encodes the protein MSPSDDDGSISRVNPFAIALERDLLQELLLGKRNKSTRHEYAKDLKNFFMMVCAQEPTPVLVAQFLQMDRFSAVTLVLRYKSQLVDKGLKEATVNRRLAAIKALVNYAYQVGKCDWTLANIKCEKVKPYRDTTGIGPEAFKKMLAIPDRETLKGKRDYALLRLLWANALRREEISQCNIEDLDLEAGTLSILGKGRGTQKENIDLHHKTCNALQDWLLVRKELDSKQPLFTSLRPRYGHRLTGDGIRKIVVEIAENAGISKTISPHRIRHSSVTAALDASDGDVRSVQKLSRHASLNTLMIYDDNRTKAQGKITALLEDLV
- a CDS encoding ISKra4-like element ISCasp3 family transposase — translated: MKASTSKEDMFFSEARELFEEMVNWLSEDSVCGLEHGELENKLLDNGNELLRRLLQGYLNRRSNDEIEGECLGSDLAKRTHKKRFSRTLTTIFGTVTVKRIGYGGRKTTSLNPLDAELNLPESKYSHGIRQRIAVEAARSGFGETTEIIKKAMPVEIGKRQVEDLARHSACDFDDFYSEQQAQSRELEETGEIVVISADGKGVVMRTEDLRAETQKRALASNKKLNKRLTKGEKRNSKRMATVASVYTINPFVRTAQQIVNPEEEDKKNLKRPRPQGKRVWASLVKEPEQVLKEAFDEALHRDPNHQKHFCALVDGNKTQLSLLNKFARQHNLKLTIVLDIIHVIEYLWKAAFAFYENTSKEAEAWVSKRLLLILEGKSSQVAAGMRRSATLRKLTPSERKSVDACARYLLNNSAYLKYDDYLKAGLPIATGVIEGACRHLIKDRMDITGARWSLEGAEAVLRLRSLYISGDWDEYWRFHLKQEHQRNHSCFYKDGIPLMKRVIQARCSTTAPTVAMPI